The Flavobacterium sp. 1 genome contains the following window.
TAGCTGCAAAAGAGAACAAACTAGACAGCTTGAAGCGTCTTGTAAATGACACCTCAGATCCGTTTATTAAATATGAAACCTATAATCAGATCATTGATGGTTATCTTTGGTATAGGTCAGACTCTGCATATGCTTATATTGAAAAAAGTATGAAGATTGCGAAGGTATTGGACAACAGTAAAATGTCCAACCAGCTTACTTTGACCTATTCAATTATGCTATCCACATCTGGTCTGTTAAATGAATCATCACAAATCTTGAAGAAAATCAATAGGCAGAGATTGGACAAGTCTTTGCTTCGCGATTATTATTACGCTCAGGAAAGGTTTTACTACGTATCTTCGGAATTTAGTCACGATAATTATTACACCCCACTTTATAAAAAACAGGAACGGATCTATCAGGATTCCGTTCGCTCCACTTATCTGGAAAATTCTGTTGAATATAATAAATACACCGCTAATCTAATGGTAAATGCTGGTGAATATCTTAAAGCCCGAGATTTGCTTGAGAAAACAATCCCCAGCCTGAACAAACCGACGAGATTTGCTGCAATGATCTATTACGACCTTGCCGGAATCTATAAGATATTAAAAAATGACAGGCTATATGAATATTACCTCATTCAGGCGTCCATTGTAGACAGGCAAATCCCCACTAAAGAAAATGCAGCTATCAAGGATCTGGCCTTTTATCTCTATAAGAATAAACTCCAGGATATTGATAGAGCCAATTTATACATTCAGTCGGCCCTGAACGACGCACGCTTTTACAATAATAGACAACGAATCTTACAGATATCCGAGAAGTTACCCTTGATCGTAAATGCCTTTCAGGAAAAAAGCAGTAGGGAAAATATACATTTAAAATATTCCATTATTGTAATCAGTATTTTATCAATTTTCATTACATGCTCTTTAATATTTATTTACAGACAGGTAAGACAATTGCGAAAGGCCAGATTGGCGGTGGATTGGCTAAACAATGAACTGCAGTTCTACAACAACGAGCTGCAACAGCTTAATAGCAAACTTCATCATGCAAACGAAACGCGTGAGGAGAATGTAGGATTTTTTATGGATTTATGTTCTTCATATATCAATAAACTTGATGATTACAAACAGATTGTGAAGAGCAAGATCATCAATAACAGAATCAATGATCTATTGAAGAATATTGATTCGCAGCAATTCGCCAAATCAGATAAGAATGATTTTTTTGTAAGTTTTGACCGGGCTGTACTTAGCCTCTTTCCCAATTTCGTTGATAATGTGAATAAGCTTATGAAAGAAGATAGTCAGTTACAACTCAAAAAGGGTGAAATTTTAAATAGTGAACTGCGTGTCCTCGCGCTGATACGATTAGGAATAGATAGCAGTAGTAAGATAGCTTCCTTTCTGCACTATTCTCCCCAAACGATCTACAATTACCGTGTCAAACTGAAGAAAAGTTCGCGGTTTGTACGAGAAGATTTCGAGCAACAGATCAAAAATATGTGAGAGATTCAGCAAATCATTAACTAAACTGGAAAAATTTGTGAGACAGACCATATTCTTTCAGTATAAGAGCCTGTTTAAAAATGTAAAATAAAACCATTATGGGTTAAAGAAACCGATTGAAATTAGTCTTTTTGTAGCGATTAAACAATAAAAAGATGTATCCAACCGATTTAACAGAAACCCAGTAGCAATTTATACAAAAAACTTTAGATTTAAGTAATAGAAAACGTAATCATAGGGCATTCGCTTTTAAAATTTTGAAATTGGATTGAAAAGGCTTAATCCTGCAGTATGAATGGCAGGCGGTCTGCCATAAAAAAATTGACCACAAGCCGCCCGCCCTGAATCAGAGCATTTACTTATCAAAGATTGCTTCACCACATTGAAAGACACCAGACGAACTAGTAAAGGGAACATAAAGTACAGTTTGGAAGAGAATTATCCTCCTAACGCTTTCGGCAGTTGTCAGCGGTTTTCAAACCTATGAGCTCATTGAAGGATTCGGAGAAGAGAAGCTCGATTGGCTTCGCAAGTTTTATCCTTATAAATATGGATCTCCATCTCATGACACTTTGGGCGAATTTTTCAGCAGGATAAAGCCAAAAGAATTTGCCAAATGCCTTATCGAATTCACAAAAGCACTGGCAAAGCATGATTCAAAAGTCATAGCCCTTGACGGAAAAACCGTAAAAGGATTCCTTACCCAAGATGGTTTATCCATTGCACATCCTTACTGCTTTCTGTACCAAATCAACAATCCCGTAATAGGTAATGTGATAGCAAAAAGACATACTAAAAAGGCTAGGATTTTTGTTGGATATCCATAAATGCTTCCTGTATGAATAGGGTAAATAAGTCGTCGGACTTTATCGCCATTGCTAAAAGATTCATAAGGTTTGATTTTTAAAATTTTACCTGTGTATTTATCGAAATAGGCCATACTTGAAATATTGGGAATCGATTTTTCAAGATTTAGCTTAATGACCATTATACTGTTTATTGTGTCGGATGGGATCCTGATCTGAGTATCTCCTTTGTATCTATAAATACTATCAGTTTTTGAAAATAGGTTCTGATAAAAAAAAGTTTTATCAAGCTTTGGATCAATTTTAGTTGGATTTTCCACTTTAGCCGATGGTTTTTCCGCTGTTCCATCTGCCAATAAATACATACCGCTTTCGAACCATTTAAAAGACCAGGTTAGTCCTGTTAGTGATATTATCAAAAGAATAATGAAAGTATAGAAACCGAAAGTCGAGTGAAAATCCCAATTGACTCTTTTAAAAGAGGCGCTCCATTTTACGGTTAATCTTTGCTTTAGGTTTTTTATTTTTTTTGGCCACCATAAAATAAGCCCCGAAAGCAGCATGAAAACAAAGATAAGGCAACTGCAGCCCGTAATAAATTTTCCAGCTTCCCCTAAAATTAAGTGGCGATGCAAATCGAGCACAATAGAAAAAAACCTGCTTTTTTCAGGAATTGTTGCCAATACTTTTCCAGTGTAAGGATCTACAGAGAAAATCTGATCATTTTTCTGGGCATCGGTTCCGGAAATAATTATGCTTCTTTGCGGATTTTCATAAGTTTGAATGCGGTCTAATTCCGTGATTGCATATTGCTTTCGGATAGCATTAACGTAGAGATCAACAGGCATTTTTTCTGTTCCGATGGTTGAAACTTTATAGAATTCGGGATTTATAAAAGCATCGATTTCTTCTTCAAAAACTAAAAGACTTCCAGTCAGCGCCACAATAAATACAATAAGCCCGGACAAAAGTCCGAGCCATAAATGTAGAAAATTAATATTTTTTTTAATGTTTTATTCATCTAAATAGGATATGGAAAAATATTTTAAATATAGCTAAAGCTTTTAAAAGGAGTATCCAAGTGTTAGCAGCCAGTTCGATGGTGCACCGGGAAATAAACGAATATAATCATAACCGCCAACCCAGTACGTTTTGTTGAATATATTATTGGCATTTACCTGGATTTTAAATTTATTAATGTTATAATACAAAGTCGCATTAAATAAAGTGTAGCCTGGAAGAGTTTGCGTGTTGGTTTGGCTTAATGTGCGTGTTGTTGCAAAATTGCTTCCAAAAGCAAGACCAAAATCTTTTAAAGCTCCATGAGTAAAATTATAACGTGTCCATAAATTACCTTGCTGACGGGGTGTGTTTGGTTTTTGTCTTCCAATTTCGGATTCAATCGGGCTCTCAGTAATTGAGGCCTCATTATATGAATAAGCGGCAGAAACACTCCAGTTTCGCGTAATATTTCCGTTCACATCGATTTTTCTTCTTCACCTACAGCACGCATTAGATCCGGATTTGTAGTATCGTTTGCAGGATATAAAGTGTTTCTCTGCTTAATTTTAAACAGTGCAACGGTCACAAAAAGTTTTTCTTTAAACCAGGAAGATTTTCCTCCAAACTCGATCATATTGCTTTCTAACGGATCAAAAGGACCGCCTGCATTTGGGTTTGATTGAGAAGAAGCCGTCTGCGGATTGTATCCTTTTACGTAAGTTCCATACAAATTAATGTTTGGATTAACGGTATAAGTCAGTCCAAAACGTGGTAAAAACGAATGTTGTTTTACTTTCTTTTCAGTATCTTTTTTGTAGTTTTCCTTATCGCTGTATTCGTCATAACGTACTCCTATTAAAGCCTGAAAAGCACCAAACTTAATATGGTCCTGAAGGTAAACGCCATACAGGGAATAGAAAGCAGGGTCAAAAGGGCGCGCTGCATAAAAATACTTGCTCATATCTTTTAACTGCTGTGATCCGGAGGGATTAGTCAGGTCAAAATGTGCTACGTTTGGTACCGGATTCCCTTTAGCATCCAATAAATAATTAGCTTTATTAGCAGGGTTATACGTTGCAATTGATGCTGTATTGGCTGCATTTCTATATCCAGTAGCCTGCAATTGTGAACCTCCGGCCGGCACTTGCTCCTGTGCGTAATCGTAACCCAAAATCAGGTTATGATCTAAAGCTCCCGTTTTGGCTTCATATTTAAAAAAGGTCGAAAGATTATCGATATAACGTTTACGTTTACGAATAAAAACCTGCATTTCTATAGAAGTAGGAATAGTACTCCCATCACCTGCAGATGCATATTTATTGGCACCGCGATGCTCTAAAAGATCTTCTGTA
Protein-coding sequences here:
- a CDS encoding DUF6377 domain-containing protein — encoded protein: MIAAKENKLDSLKRLVNDTSDPFIKYETYNQIIDGYLWYRSDSAYAYIEKSMKIAKVLDNSKMSNQLTLTYSIMLSTSGLLNESSQILKKINRQRLDKSLLRDYYYAQERFYYVSSEFSHDNYYTPLYKKQERIYQDSVRSTYLENSVEYNKYTANLMVNAGEYLKARDLLEKTIPSLNKPTRFAAMIYYDLAGIYKILKNDRLYEYYLIQASIVDRQIPTKENAAIKDLAFYLYKNKLQDIDRANLYIQSALNDARFYNNRQRILQISEKLPLIVNAFQEKSSRENIHLKYSIIVISILSIFITCSLIFIYRQVRQLRKARLAVDWLNNELQFYNNELQQLNSKLHHANETREENVGFFMDLCSSYINKLDDYKQIVKSKIINNRINDLLKNIDSQQFAKSDKNDFFVSFDRAVLSLFPNFVDNVNKLMKEDSQLQLKKGEILNSELRVLALIRLGIDSSSKIASFLHYSPQTIYNYRVKLKKSSRFVREDFEQQIKNM
- a CDS encoding ISAs1 family transposase, whose product is MLLTLSAVVSGFQTYELIEGFGEEKLDWLRKFYPYKYGSPSHDTLGEFFSRIKPKEFAKCLIEFTKALAKHDSKVIALDGKTVKGFLTQDGLSIAHPYCFLYQINNPVIGNVIAKRHTKKARIFVGYP
- a CDS encoding PepSY domain-containing protein — its product is MSGLIVFIVALTGSLLVFEEEIDAFINPEFYKVSTIGTEKMPVDLYVNAIRKQYAITELDRIQTYENPQRSIIISGTDAQKNDQIFSVDPYTGKVLATIPEKSRFFSIVLDLHRHLILGEAGKFITGCSCLIFVFMLLSGLILWWPKKIKNLKQRLTVKWSASFKRVNWDFHSTFGFYTFIILLIISLTGLTWSFKWFESGMYLLADGTAEKPSAKVENPTKIDPKLDKTFFYQNLFSKTDSIYRYKGDTQIRIPSDTINSIMVIKLNLEKSIPNISSMAYFDKYTGKILKIKPYESFSNGDKVRRLIYPIHTGSIYGYPTKILAFLVCLFAITLPITGLLIWYRKQ
- a CDS encoding TonB-dependent receptor domain-containing protein → MNGNITRNWSVSAAYSYNEASITESPIESEIGRQKPNTPRQQGNLWTRYNFTHGALKDFGLAFGSNFATTRTLSQTNTQTLPGYTLFNATLYYNINKFKIQVNANNIFNKTYWVGGYDYIRLFPGAPSNWLLTLGYSF